Proteins encoded by one window of Gemmatimonadota bacterium:
- the clpP gene encoding ATP-dependent Clp endopeptidase proteolytic subunit ClpP: MTHASVYPPYIIEKSARGERTYDIFSRLLMDRIVFLGAGINDDVANIIIAQLLFLEADNPEKDIYLYINSPGGVVSSGMAIYDTMQHLRAPINTICMGMAASMGSFLLTAGTKGKRAALPHSRIMIHQPSGGAQGTAADIEIQAREILYLRGRMNELYAKHTGQPLEQIERDMERDRFMSAEQAKEYGLIDTVFTPRASGDSTT, translated from the coding sequence GTGACGCACGCGTCAGTGTATCCGCCGTACATTATCGAGAAGTCGGCTCGCGGAGAGCGGACCTACGACATCTTCTCGCGCCTGCTGATGGACCGGATCGTCTTTCTCGGCGCCGGCATCAATGACGACGTCGCGAACATCATCATCGCGCAGCTGCTCTTCCTCGAGGCCGACAACCCCGAGAAGGACATCTACCTCTACATCAACTCGCCGGGTGGCGTGGTGTCGAGCGGGATGGCGATCTACGACACGATGCAGCACCTGCGAGCGCCGATCAACACGATCTGCATGGGAATGGCCGCCTCGATGGGCTCGTTCCTGCTGACCGCCGGCACCAAGGGGAAGCGGGCGGCGCTGCCGCATTCCCGGATCATGATCCATCAGCCGTCCGGTGGCGCGCAGGGCACCGCGGCGGACATCGAGATCCAGGCGCGGGAGATCCTCTACCTGCGCGGGCGGATGAACGAGTTGTATGCCAAGCACACCGGGCAGCCGCTCGAGCAGATCGAGCGGGACATGGAGCGGGATCGCTTCATGAGCGCCGAGCAGGCGAAGGAGTACGGTCTGATCGACACCGTGTTCACCCCGCGAGCGAGCGGCGACAGCACCACCTGA
- the tig gene encoding trigger factor: MTEITYQTTAEDVASKSLQVTVPLERLAAAERRAVREYARQARLPGFRKGHAPEPVVRKKFEQEIRRSVLEDALRESWETILKETELQPTADPQVRNVHYHEGAPLTFDLLIEVRPNLAVATTGGFTLTRTVPVVTDEMVQEQLEKIREQKATWSPLDGVQPKPGHLVSVTVNTIENGKAPAESQPYNLVLGSGQTIPDVEEQIMKLSPGGVAEADVRFPEDHPEVARRGESRRVQITLHEVKEQILPALDDAFARELGDFDSVTALRDRIRDDLKADAVRSADQGVRDQLVQQLVEANNVPAPQSLVHRLVHAYAEGYRIEEAQFDTFASSFEPVAQSQVKRELVLDAISTAQNLHCTEADLDARVAELAAARGVEPGKLYASLQQGKRLGELERTITEEKTFAWLLAQSTVTEVTA; encoded by the coding sequence ATGACTGAAATCACCTACCAGACCACCGCCGAAGATGTCGCCTCGAAGTCCCTCCAGGTGACCGTTCCCCTCGAACGCCTCGCCGCCGCCGAGCGCCGGGCTGTCCGCGAATACGCACGTCAGGCTCGCCTGCCGGGCTTCCGGAAGGGGCATGCACCCGAGCCCGTGGTCCGCAAGAAGTTCGAGCAGGAGATCCGTCGCTCGGTGCTTGAGGATGCCCTCCGTGAGAGCTGGGAGACGATCCTCAAGGAAACCGAGCTTCAGCCCACGGCCGATCCACAGGTGCGCAACGTCCACTATCACGAGGGCGCGCCGCTCACCTTCGACCTGCTCATCGAGGTCCGACCGAACCTGGCTGTCGCCACGACGGGCGGCTTCACGCTTACTCGTACGGTACCGGTCGTCACCGACGAGATGGTGCAGGAGCAGCTCGAAAAGATCCGCGAGCAGAAGGCCACCTGGAGCCCGCTCGACGGGGTGCAACCGAAGCCCGGCCACCTCGTCTCCGTGACCGTGAACACCATTGAAAACGGCAAGGCACCGGCCGAATCGCAGCCCTACAACCTGGTCCTCGGGTCAGGACAGACGATTCCGGACGTGGAAGAGCAGATCATGAAGCTCAGCCCGGGCGGTGTGGCCGAGGCGGATGTCCGCTTCCCGGAGGACCACCCCGAGGTGGCCCGCCGCGGGGAGAGCCGCCGGGTCCAGATCACGCTCCACGAGGTCAAGGAGCAGATCCTCCCCGCGCTCGACGATGCCTTTGCGCGGGAACTTGGTGATTTCGATTCGGTGACGGCCCTCCGCGACCGGATCCGCGACGACCTCAAGGCCGATGCGGTCCGCAGCGCCGATCAGGGGGTCCGCGATCAGCTGGTCCAGCAGCTGGTGGAGGCCAACAACGTGCCGGCGCCCCAGTCGCTGGTCCACCGCCTGGTCCATGCCTACGCCGAGGGGTACCGGATCGAGGAGGCGCAATTCGACACCTTTGCCTCCTCGTTCGAGCCGGTGGCCCAGAGCCAGGTCAAGCGGGAATTGGTTCTCGATGCCATCTCGACGGCCCAGAACCTGCACTGTACCGAGGCAGATCTTGACGCCCGGGTAGCCGAACTGGCTGCCGCCCGAGGGGTGGAACCGGGCAAGCTCTACGCGTCGTTACAGCAGGGGAAGCGCCTCGGCGAACTCGAGCGCACGATCACCGAGGAGAAGACCTTTGCGTGGCTCCTCGCGCAGTCCACCGTTACCGAGGTAACCGCGTGA
- a CDS encoding response regulator, giving the protein MARILVVDDESSIRRALRLMFERGGHTVIEAASAPVALELVVDSEPPDAIVCDVKMPGMDGMEFYRALGGVAPALQSRLVFLTGASRDPAVHTRIEQLGVPLLGKLDDLQLVVDAIRITLFRRPKA; this is encoded by the coding sequence ATGGCACGTATTCTGGTAGTCGACGACGAATCATCCATCCGCCGGGCGCTCCGATTGATGTTCGAGCGCGGGGGGCACACCGTCATCGAAGCCGCATCGGCGCCGGTGGCGCTGGAGCTGGTGGTCGATTCCGAGCCACCCGATGCCATCGTCTGCGACGTGAAGATGCCGGGTATGGACGGGATGGAGTTCTATCGGGCACTGGGCGGTGTGGCCCCGGCCCTCCAGTCGCGGCTGGTCTTCCTGACCGGTGCGTCACGAGACCCCGCGGTCCACACCCGGATCGAGCAGCTCGGGGTTCCCCTTCTCGGCAAGCTCGACGACCTGCAATTGGTGGTTGATGCGATCCGCATCACCCTCTTCCGCCGCCCGAAGGCCTGA
- a CDS encoding M1 family metallopeptidase: MSRVLPATALFAAVMLQVATSASAQQPLYRPRTVAQAFAKGTRAADGRPGPNYWQNRARYAISIDLSPSGRAVRGSETIVYYNTSPDTLRALTMKLLLNIHKPGAARMGSAPAEYLTDGVQIDRFVANGTVVPWGQADGGAATWRTVRLPAPLMPRDSVRLNIDWHVTLAELSNREGMLDPTSLFLAYFYPRVAVYDDYDGWDRMDFTDGQEFYSDFNDYDVTIRVPRNYVVWGTGTLTNPELLLQPGPLQRYRSALQSDDVIHIATSAEMANRAVTQQDSILTWHFTATNVPDVAFGVSDHYSWDGGSVVVDRSSGRRASVQAAYVDSSADYRHMVTFAKQSLDWFSNNWPGVPYPYEKTTVFQGVADMEYPMMVNDNTFADTSFARFVAAHEIAHTWFPFYMGINETRYGFMDEGWATTFEYLINQADMGKARAADLFRQFRVAGWINDPSPLEDLPIVTPGDMLKNAAYGNNAYGKPALGYLAVKEMLGDVAFRKALHTYIDNWHGKHPTPWDFFNSFNTGSGQNLDWFWRNWYFSNGYIDLEVAGVKKSGTGSVVTVKNVGGLAAPFDLIVTRAGGVIDTLHQTSAVWRANQSEARIAVSGAKAITSVVIDGGIWMDAELGNNSWKGR, translated from the coding sequence ATGAGCCGAGTCCTTCCCGCCACTGCACTCTTCGCCGCCGTGATGCTGCAAGTAGCCACGTCGGCTTCCGCGCAGCAGCCGCTCTACCGGCCCCGCACTGTCGCGCAGGCCTTCGCGAAGGGTACCCGCGCCGCGGACGGTCGACCCGGCCCGAATTACTGGCAGAATCGTGCGCGGTATGCCATCTCGATTGACCTCTCCCCGTCGGGTCGAGCCGTCCGTGGCAGCGAGACGATCGTCTACTACAACACCAGTCCAGACACCCTTCGCGCGCTCACGATGAAGCTGCTGCTGAACATCCATAAGCCGGGTGCGGCGCGGATGGGAAGCGCTCCAGCTGAGTATCTCACCGATGGCGTGCAGATCGACCGCTTCGTCGCGAACGGAACCGTTGTGCCATGGGGTCAGGCCGACGGCGGGGCTGCCACCTGGCGCACGGTCCGACTTCCGGCCCCGCTGATGCCGCGCGATTCCGTTCGCCTCAACATCGATTGGCACGTCACGCTGGCGGAGCTCAGCAACCGCGAGGGCATGCTCGACCCGACGTCACTCTTCCTCGCATACTTCTATCCTCGTGTGGCCGTGTACGACGACTACGACGGCTGGGACCGGATGGACTTTACCGACGGTCAGGAGTTCTACAGCGACTTCAACGACTACGACGTCACGATTCGCGTGCCGCGCAATTACGTGGTCTGGGGTACTGGCACACTCACGAACCCGGAGCTCCTGCTGCAGCCCGGCCCATTGCAGCGATACCGCAGTGCCCTGCAATCGGATGACGTCATCCACATCGCGACCAGCGCGGAGATGGCGAATCGCGCCGTGACGCAGCAGGACTCGATCCTCACCTGGCACTTCACGGCGACGAATGTTCCGGACGTGGCGTTCGGCGTGAGCGATCATTACAGCTGGGATGGTGGCAGCGTTGTTGTCGATCGTTCGTCCGGCCGCCGTGCGAGCGTGCAGGCCGCCTACGTGGACTCGTCGGCCGATTACCGTCACATGGTCACCTTTGCCAAGCAGTCACTCGACTGGTTCTCGAACAACTGGCCGGGAGTTCCCTACCCTTACGAGAAAACCACGGTGTTCCAGGGCGTCGCCGACATGGAATACCCGATGATGGTCAACGACAACACGTTTGCCGATACCTCGTTCGCCCGGTTCGTCGCCGCGCACGAGATCGCTCACACCTGGTTCCCGTTCTACATGGGAATCAACGAGACGCGCTACGGCTTCATGGACGAGGGGTGGGCGACCACCTTCGAATACCTGATCAATCAGGCCGACATGGGAAAGGCGCGTGCGGCCGATCTCTTCAGGCAATTCCGTGTGGCCGGGTGGATCAATGATCCTTCACCGCTCGAAGACCTCCCGATCGTCACCCCGGGCGACATGCTCAAGAACGCAGCGTACGGCAACAACGCCTATGGCAAACCGGCACTCGGCTATCTCGCGGTGAAGGAGATGCTCGGTGATGTGGCCTTCCGGAAGGCGTTGCACACCTACATCGACAACTGGCACGGGAAGCATCCCACCCCATGGGATTTCTTCAACTCGTTCAATACCGGAAGCGGGCAGAACCTCGACTGGTTCTGGCGCAACTGGTATTTCTCCAACGGCTACATCGATCTCGAGGTAGCCGGCGTGAAGAAGTCCGGGACCGGCTCCGTGGTGACCGTGAAGAATGTCGGCGGGCTGGCCGCGCCGTTCGACCTGATCGTCACTCGTGCCGGCGGGGTCATCGACACGCTGCATCAGACGTCCGCCGTCTGGCGCGCCAATCAATCCGAAGCACGGATCGCCGTGAGCGGCGCGAAGGCGATCACCTCGGTGGTGATCGACGGCGGGATCTGGATGGATGCGGAGCTCGGAAACAACAGTTGGAAGGGGCGATAG
- a CDS encoding PadR family transcriptional regulator, with amino-acid sequence MTHDPVPDLSTLEFHVLLALAAEPLYGYALKDAISTESGGMLTPRAGSLYRVVARLMGDGLVKTAEPVDAEPHPGLERKYYALTQRGHRVLAAEAQRLKHAVATAERRLNASRGS; translated from the coding sequence GTGACTCACGACCCCGTTCCCGACCTCAGTACGCTCGAATTCCACGTCCTGCTGGCGCTCGCGGCCGAGCCGCTCTATGGCTACGCCCTCAAGGACGCCATCTCGACCGAGTCCGGCGGGATGCTGACCCCGAGGGCTGGCTCGCTCTACCGCGTCGTCGCCCGGCTGATGGGGGACGGCCTCGTGAAAACGGCGGAGCCGGTCGATGCCGAGCCCCATCCGGGCCTCGAACGGAAATACTACGCGCTGACTCAGCGGGGCCATCGCGTTCTGGCGGCTGAAGCACAGCGTCTCAAGCATGCGGTCGCCACGGCGGAGCGACGGCTCAACGCATCGCGGGGCAGCTGA
- a CDS encoding ABC transporter permease, with product MLGALLWLLRLFPEEFRSAFEAEMTEQITRDYAAAREAGRLAAVRYALLTAWDLLISGVAEIVNPSLVTPYRTDTKGESMASRISDWVADLRLAVRALRRSPGFAAVTIGTLGLAIGANAGMFSVVDTVLLRPLPYENVDRLVFIAASAPGSDLPGEVGVSTEFFVQYKERSKLLEDAALISSFTSTLSSGEQVERIRMSSPTASLFSTLGAKPILGRLPVADDESRVVVLSYALWQSWFGGDPKVIGKTLQVAGDSRQVIGVMGNDFRFPVEGTQLWFPSVVRLENIRPGRFGAGMIARMKPGVTTEALALELTGLSKQLPERFGGPPSYAKIIAQHRAVVRTMKEQLLGAVSGPLWILLAAVTIVLLIACANVANLFMVRAEGRQRDLAVRRAIGAGRTQLIRLQMAEAVIVAFAAGLVAAVLATIVLPIFLQSAPPGIPRLADAHLGGVGLVYTFVAALVAALGCGFIPAVRASEPDLKRLREGGRGSTRGRTWGRDGLVVAQTAMALVLLIASGLLLRSFSNLRHVDPGYQTSDIFTFQIAPDRPSLNDGPTYARFQVDFMRRLRELPGVKSVGLVENVPLNEGTNALRWISDESKADGGSILNVTFEAGDYFQTMGIKVIAGRPLSEEETLNWRGNVVISQAAAQLMWPGKDPLGHRMHVEGDTTWVTVVGVVANVLQSDFRTAPEALVYQSLVGPTPGSWSISSPAYVIKTPRAEVIAADVRTLVKQVAPEAPMYRIFTMAGLAKDSMASLTFTMLTLGIAAGLALILGTVGLYGVLSYVVAHRTREIGVRMALGAEAGQVRRMVVGQGLRVVGAGVVLGIVVALLATKALASLLFGISALDALTFVAMSTVLVAVGMLASYLPARRASRVDPIESLREG from the coding sequence ATGCTCGGCGCATTGCTTTGGCTGCTGCGGCTCTTCCCGGAAGAATTCCGCTCGGCTTTCGAAGCCGAGATGACGGAACAGATCACCAGGGACTACGCTGCGGCCCGCGAGGCCGGACGCCTCGCCGCCGTCCGATACGCGCTTCTCACCGCGTGGGACCTGCTCATCTCGGGCGTCGCCGAGATCGTCAATCCATCGCTGGTCACTCCATACCGTACCGACACGAAGGGAGAGAGCATGGCATCGCGCATCAGCGACTGGGTTGCAGACCTCCGCCTGGCCGTGCGGGCGCTGCGGCGCTCCCCTGGCTTCGCGGCCGTCACCATCGGGACGCTTGGGCTGGCCATCGGCGCCAACGCCGGCATGTTCTCGGTCGTCGACACCGTCCTGCTGCGGCCGCTGCCCTACGAAAATGTCGATCGCCTGGTCTTCATCGCTGCATCGGCGCCGGGCTCCGACCTGCCGGGCGAGGTTGGCGTCTCGACCGAATTCTTCGTGCAGTACAAGGAGCGCTCGAAACTTCTCGAGGACGCAGCGCTGATCTCCTCCTTCACGTCGACCCTTTCCTCCGGCGAACAGGTCGAGCGAATCAGGATGTCGTCCCCGACCGCGTCCCTCTTCTCCACGCTTGGTGCCAAGCCGATCCTTGGCCGGTTGCCCGTGGCCGATGATGAGTCACGCGTGGTCGTGCTGAGCTACGCGCTGTGGCAGAGCTGGTTCGGCGGCGACCCGAAGGTGATCGGGAAGACGCTGCAGGTCGCCGGCGATAGCCGCCAGGTGATTGGCGTGATGGGCAACGATTTCCGCTTCCCGGTCGAGGGGACGCAGCTCTGGTTTCCGAGTGTCGTTCGGCTCGAGAATATTCGCCCGGGGCGCTTCGGCGCCGGAATGATTGCGCGAATGAAGCCCGGGGTCACGACAGAAGCGCTCGCACTGGAACTCACCGGCCTTTCGAAGCAGCTGCCTGAGCGATTTGGCGGTCCGCCGAGCTACGCCAAGATCATCGCGCAGCACCGCGCCGTCGTGCGCACGATGAAGGAACAGTTGCTCGGCGCGGTCTCTGGTCCGCTCTGGATTCTGCTCGCGGCAGTCACGATCGTGCTGCTCATCGCCTGCGCCAATGTTGCCAACCTCTTCATGGTGCGTGCCGAAGGGCGCCAACGTGATCTCGCGGTGCGACGCGCCATCGGCGCCGGCCGTACTCAGCTGATCCGTCTCCAGATGGCGGAAGCGGTCATCGTCGCCTTTGCAGCCGGGCTCGTTGCGGCCGTGCTGGCGACGATCGTATTGCCGATCTTTCTGCAGTCGGCTCCGCCCGGCATCCCCCGGCTGGCTGATGCGCATCTCGGCGGTGTCGGTCTGGTCTATACCTTCGTTGCGGCGCTCGTCGCGGCTCTCGGCTGCGGATTCATTCCTGCGGTGCGCGCGTCCGAACCCGACCTCAAGCGCTTGCGCGAGGGAGGCCGGGGTTCGACGCGCGGACGTACCTGGGGCCGCGACGGGCTGGTCGTGGCGCAGACCGCGATGGCGCTGGTGCTGCTGATCGCGTCGGGCCTTCTCCTGCGCTCCTTCTCGAACCTGCGCCACGTCGACCCAGGATATCAGACGAGCGACATCTTCACCTTCCAGATCGCGCCTGATCGTCCGTCGCTGAATGATGGCCCCACCTACGCGCGGTTCCAGGTCGATTTCATGCGCCGGCTGCGTGAGCTCCCTGGCGTGAAGTCGGTGGGCCTGGTCGAAAATGTTCCACTCAACGAAGGGACGAATGCGCTGCGGTGGATTTCCGATGAGTCCAAGGCCGATGGCGGCTCGATCCTCAACGTGACCTTCGAGGCCGGTGACTATTTCCAGACGATGGGGATCAAGGTCATTGCCGGTCGACCACTCAGCGAGGAAGAGACCCTCAACTGGCGCGGCAACGTGGTGATCAGCCAGGCGGCGGCGCAGCTGATGTGGCCGGGCAAGGATCCCCTCGGTCACCGGATGCACGTCGAGGGCGACACCACGTGGGTCACCGTGGTCGGTGTCGTCGCCAATGTCCTGCAGAGCGACTTCCGCACCGCGCCTGAGGCGCTCGTCTACCAATCGTTGGTCGGCCCAACGCCGGGCAGCTGGAGTATTTCCTCTCCAGCCTACGTGATCAAGACGCCGCGCGCCGAAGTGATCGCTGCCGATGTGCGTACCCTCGTGAAGCAGGTCGCACCGGAGGCGCCGATGTACCGGATCTTCACGATGGCGGGCCTCGCCAAGGATTCGATGGCATCGCTCACCTTCACGATGCTCACCCTCGGCATCGCCGCGGGGCTCGCGCTGATCCTGGGAACGGTCGGACTGTACGGCGTGCTGTCATACGTGGTCGCGCATCGCACCAGGGAGATTGGCGTGCGGATGGCGCTGGGCGCCGAGGCGGGGCAGGTGCGTCGCATGGTGGTGGGGCAGGGGCTCCGCGTGGTGGGTGCTGGCGTCGTCCTCGGCATTGTGGTCGCGCTGCTCGCGACCAAGGCGCTCGCCTCGTTGCTCTTCGGCATCAGTGCTCTCGATGCCCTGACCTTCGTCGCGATGTCGACGGTGCTGGTTGCCGTGGGGATGCTCGCGAGCTACCTGCCGGCGCGCCGTGCATCGCGGGTCGATCCGATCGAGTCGTTGCGCGAAGGGTGA
- a CDS encoding ankyrin repeat domain-containing protein, translating into MTTTSARWAGLALCTLTLITVTPVPSAAQAGSAQEQLWDAAKIGDTTAISVALGRGARIDSLDTRTNINGRRALNWAVWFDQAETIRFLAKRGADINLANVTGFTPLHHAAENGSLAAARALVALGADRKLRTAEELRAADVARLREKLLVAALLDSLPDK; encoded by the coding sequence GTGACAACTACTTCCGCACGATGGGCCGGCCTGGCCTTGTGCACACTGACGCTGATAACGGTAACGCCGGTCCCAAGTGCGGCTCAGGCAGGGAGCGCGCAGGAGCAACTGTGGGACGCGGCGAAAATTGGCGACACCACCGCAATCTCGGTGGCACTTGGTCGCGGCGCCCGGATCGATTCTCTCGACACCCGGACCAACATCAACGGCCGACGCGCGTTGAACTGGGCTGTCTGGTTTGATCAGGCGGAGACGATCCGGTTCCTCGCCAAGCGGGGCGCCGATATCAACCTGGCCAATGTCACAGGGTTCACTCCCCTGCATCACGCGGCCGAAAACGGCTCGCTCGCCGCCGCGCGGGCCCTCGTCGCGCTGGGCGCCGATCGAAAGCTCCGCACCGCCGAGGAACTCCGCGCCGCCGATGTCGCACGCTTGCGGGAAAAGCTCCTCGTGGCGGCCCTGCTGGATTCATTGCCGGACAAGTAG
- a CDS encoding metallophosphoesterase, whose amino-acid sequence MKALIACTAMFSFLAFPIQAQRTVHGLVFNDANGNGLLDPGERPVPGVVVSNQLDVVTTDAAGRYRLPADEKTLVFVSVPTDWKSVGASWRAVASIDSINFGLLAERQPRTFRFIHASDTHIDTSVVDRVRRFRTLADSLHPALTLFAGDLIRDAMSQQEPRARGYFELFLAEMKLRAPYWAVPGNHDHFGIIPSRSHVPETHPLYNRGMYRHYMGPEYYSFNYGGVHFIGLDTVQPDDSAYYGGVDSLQLAWLTRDVAALPTTTPIVMFAHIPLTSAVEALTGYIDMALVSSVAHLKTGPTFRHTGANTLAVLEVFKGRPWPLILGGHTHVAEKMVYQTDRGPLRFEQSAAIVGSNDYGPVIMQSGFSLYTVTNGAIDAGKFVPIDMPKK is encoded by the coding sequence ATGAAAGCCCTCATTGCCTGCACCGCGATGTTCTCGTTCCTTGCGTTCCCGATCCAGGCGCAGCGCACCGTTCACGGCCTCGTCTTCAACGACGCCAACGGCAACGGCCTGCTGGATCCCGGCGAACGGCCAGTTCCGGGCGTCGTCGTCTCCAATCAGCTGGATGTGGTCACCACGGATGCGGCTGGCCGGTATCGGCTTCCTGCCGATGAGAAGACCCTCGTCTTCGTGTCGGTCCCGACAGACTGGAAGAGTGTCGGTGCATCGTGGCGCGCGGTGGCCAGCATTGACTCGATCAACTTCGGCCTTCTGGCGGAGCGACAGCCCCGAACTTTCCGCTTCATTCACGCCTCGGACACGCACATCGACACGAGCGTCGTCGACCGCGTTCGGCGTTTCCGGACCCTCGCCGATTCACTCCACCCGGCATTGACCCTGTTTGCCGGCGATCTCATCAGGGATGCGATGAGCCAGCAGGAGCCTCGTGCGCGTGGCTATTTCGAGCTCTTCCTCGCGGAGATGAAGTTGCGCGCGCCATACTGGGCGGTGCCGGGCAATCACGACCATTTCGGCATCATTCCAAGCCGGTCGCACGTGCCCGAAACCCATCCGCTGTACAATCGTGGCATGTACCGCCACTACATGGGACCGGAGTACTACTCCTTCAACTATGGCGGGGTGCACTTCATCGGGCTCGACACCGTGCAACCGGATGATTCGGCGTACTACGGCGGCGTCGACTCCCTGCAACTCGCGTGGCTGACGCGTGATGTCGCGGCGCTGCCAACAACAACACCGATCGTGATGTTCGCCCACATCCCGCTCACCTCGGCCGTGGAGGCGCTGACCGGCTACATCGACATGGCCCTCGTCAGCAGCGTCGCCCACCTGAAGACGGGGCCCACCTTTCGCCACACCGGTGCGAATACCCTTGCGGTGCTCGAGGTGTTCAAGGGGCGCCCGTGGCCGCTGATTCTCGGCGGGCACACGCACGTCGCCGAGAAGATGGTGTATCAGACCGACCGGGGCCCGCTCAGATTCGAGCAAAGCGCGGCGATCGTCGGGTCGAATGACTATGGCCCGGTCATCATGCAGTCCGGCTTCTCGCTCTACACGGTCACCAATGGTGCCATCGATGCTGGCAAGTTCGTGCCGATCGATATGCCCAAGAAGTAG
- a CDS encoding trypsin-like peptidase domain-containing protein produces the protein MSTHSRNWLKFGALVALAFVLGLFFAGLLNFPRNGLAQENRGGPHAPIVKVDAPHIPAAKPLADLSDAYAAIAEAVRPSVVFIQSEREEAPQSITAPKNIPPGFEKYFHQPDEGQVDRSSGSGFVVSSDGYILTNNHVVEGATKVRVRLLDGRSYIARIIGTDKDTDIGVLKIDATGLTPAALGESDKVRVGEWVLAIGNPLGEDLTFSVTQGIVSAKGRGTLRLNEPGTPQRRGEIQDFIQTDAAINKGNSGGPLMNVRGEVIGINSAIASFTGFYSGYAFAVPIDLARKVMTQIIAHGKVVRAGLDVIVETADGEDAVYLGLDAIAGVKISDFGSDKSPAKAAGLEQGDVIVAIDGLPVKYVAQLQQIVGFKEPGTTVRVEAVRKSGHKEFTVRLNAVNVSNDGDSDSTVAVAKPAAPGANIFKNRLGVAVEVLTPGLASQIQVPTTTKGLMVRGVAPGSPAEDKLVPAGTPQAWTDVITEVEGKPVRTEAELRTALGDAKNNIVTLTIMNGGTRPYTRVVRVRLSDK, from the coding sequence ATGTCCACGCACTCCCGCAACTGGCTCAAATTCGGCGCCCTCGTGGCGCTCGCCTTCGTGCTCGGCCTCTTCTTCGCCGGGCTCCTGAATTTCCCCCGCAACGGTCTCGCTCAGGAGAACCGCGGCGGGCCGCACGCGCCGATCGTGAAAGTCGACGCGCCGCACATTCCGGCGGCGAAGCCGCTCGCCGATCTCAGCGATGCCTATGCGGCGATCGCCGAGGCCGTGCGACCGTCGGTGGTCTTCATCCAGTCGGAACGGGAAGAAGCGCCGCAGAGCATCACGGCCCCCAAGAACATTCCGCCCGGCTTCGAGAAGTATTTCCATCAGCCTGACGAGGGCCAGGTCGACCGGAGCAGCGGCTCGGGGTTCGTGGTCTCGTCTGATGGGTACATCCTGACCAACAACCACGTTGTCGAAGGCGCGACCAAGGTGCGAGTGCGCCTGCTCGACGGTCGCTCCTACATCGCGCGGATCATCGGCACCGACAAGGACACCGACATCGGCGTCCTGAAAATCGACGCGACCGGCCTGACACCGGCGGCGCTGGGCGAATCCGACAAGGTGCGCGTCGGCGAATGGGTGCTGGCAATCGGCAACCCGCTCGGTGAAGATCTCACCTTCTCGGTGACCCAGGGAATTGTGAGTGCCAAGGGCCGCGGCACGCTGCGGCTCAACGAACCCGGCACGCCGCAACGTCGTGGCGAAATCCAGGACTTCATCCAGACCGATGCCGCCATCAACAAGGGCAACTCGGGTGGCCCGCTGATGAACGTCCGCGGCGAAGTGATCGGTATCAACTCGGCGATTGCGTCCTTCACCGGTTTCTACTCCGGCTACGCCTTCGCGGTGCCGATCGACCTCGCCCGCAAGGTGATGACGCAGATCATCGCGCACGGCAAGGTCGTGCGCGCAGGACTCGACGTGATCGTCGAGACCGCTGACGGCGAGGACGCGGTCTACCTCGGCCTCGATGCCATCGCCGGCGTGAAGATCAGCGATTTCGGCTCGGACAAGTCTCCCGCGAAGGCCGCAGGGCTCGAGCAGGGTGACGTGATCGTCGCCATCGACGGCCTGCCGGTGAAGTACGTCGCCCAGTTGCAGCAGATCGTCGGCTTCAAGGAGCCGGGGACCACCGTGCGCGTCGAGGCGGTGCGGAAGAGCGGACACAAGGAATTCACCGTCCGGCTCAACGCCGTGAATGTCTCGAACGATGGCGACAGCGACAGCACGGTCGCGGTCGCGAAGCCGGCGGCGCCGGGCGCGAACATCTTCAAGAACCGGCTCGGCGTCGCCGTCGAGGTACTCACTCCCGGACTGGCATCGCAGATCCAGGTGCCGACGACCACCAAGGGGCTGATGGTGCGCGGTGTGGCGCCAGGGTCACCGGCCGAAGACAAGCTGGTGCCGGCCGGGACGCCGCAGGCCTGGACCGACGTGATCACCGAAGTCGAGGGGAAGCCGGTTCGCACCGAAGCAGAACTTCGGACCGCGCTCGGCGATGCGAAGAACAACATCGTCACGCTGACCATCATGAACGGCGGCACCCGGCCCTACACCCGCGTGGTGCGCGTCCGACTCAGCGACAAGTAA